In Mercenaria mercenaria strain notata chromosome 14, MADL_Memer_1, whole genome shotgun sequence, the following are encoded in one genomic region:
- the LOC128548596 gene encoding C-type mannose receptor 2-like: METFVVILVLAVSICAANIGNCPVHLPRNHHLYEFDTSCYQFNLGFVDWSDALVKCQAKKGKLIKIHSKALQDFIYSTWKGIMHTSSQSKIWIALNYLSSGMWAWYPGREEADYQNWASGLPDNEGEKYCAAVTLTGEWKNYDCDDDSIGYICEFPLTQNQDCPSNLARTYDLLSWRDHCYLLALDSRRDWTTASHSCQHLGGYLVDIHSQEEQDFISNSYRKIRKDTAAVGIGAWIGLSDGQNYYEEGRWNWISNVKELDYQNWSPGQPNNLSDLEDCALMRWSAEQYANGKWHDYPCAEGHDWICKFRKSV; this comes from the exons GCGCTGCCAATATTGGAAACTGTCCTGTTCACCTACCTAGAAACCACCATTTGTACGAGTTTGACACAAGttgttatcagtttaatttgGGGTTCGTAGACTGGTCCGACGCTCTCGTAAAATGTCAAGCAAAGAAAGGCAAACTTATAAAAATCCACTCAAAGGCTCTGCAAGATTTTATCTACAGCACCTGGAAG gGCATAATGCACACATCAAGCCAATCCAAGATATGGATTGCCCTGAACTACTTATCATCAGGGATGTGGGCGTGGTATCCAG GAAGGGAAGAAGCTGATTACCAGAATTGGGCTTCAGGACTGCCAGACAATGAAGGCGAGAAATACTGTGCTGCAGTGACGTTAACCGGTGAATGGAAAAATTATGATTGTGATGATGATAGCATTGGCTATATATGTGAATTCC CATTGACCCAAAACCAAGACTGTCCTTCAAATCTGGCTCGAACTTACGATTTACTGTCATGGCGGGACCATTGTTACCTACTAGCTCTGGATTCACGCCGTGACTGGACTACCGCGAGTCACAGTTGTCAACATTTAGGTGGCTACCTGGTTGATATTCATTCGCAGGAAGAGCAAGATTTTATATCTAATTCCTACAGG AAAATACGAAAGGACACAGCAGCTGTAGGTATAGGAGCATGGATTGGTTTGTCAGACGGACAAAACTATTATGAGGAGGGAAGATGGAACTGGATATCAA ATGTTAAAGAACTTGACTATCAAAATTGGAGTCCTGGTCAGCCAAATAATCTAAGTGATCTGGAAGACTGCGCACTTATGCGTTGGTCTGCTGAACAGTATGCTAATGGTAAATGGCATGATTACCCTTGTGCCGAGGGTCATGACTGGATATGTAAATTCC GGAAAAGTGTTTAA